The DNA segment ACCTGCACCATGACGCGCTTCTCACCCAGCGTGAGCTAGAGGTGCTCCGGCTTGCTGCCTCCGGCGCTACCAACACGGTGATCGGGGTTGCGTTGGGTATCGGTGAGCCAACGGTGAAGACCTACTTTTCACGTATCTTCACAAAACTGGGTGTGAGCACAAGAACGCAAGCGGTCGTCGTCGCTATCGACCGTGGGTATCTTGACCGAAGTGCGGTCTACCGCGCGTAGCTGACTCCTCGGGTGCGCTGACGCCGGCCATGCCTCGCACCCGGACGCGTGGCATGCAAAGGGTGCTCCTCGTGGGGCCCCTGGCGGGCAGGACGTGGTGCAGAGAAGGTGGTGGAGTAGCACGGACGTGTGGGGTCCTCGCGCACCCTCTCGGGGGCACGGGCTGGTCCCGCAGGTGTCTCTGGTTGTGATCGTAACCGGCCGAGACGACCGCTGGCCATCCAGGCCGTGGCTAGGGTGCTAGCTACGGGGACCATCGATGGAAGTGAAGGAGGAGTAGATGTCTCGACCAACGAAGCCGGTCGCTCTAGTGACCGGCACCGCCCAGGGAATCGGGCGTGCGATTGCGGACCAACTGGAGGCAGATGGGCTCGAGGTGCTCAGAACGGATCGCGATGAGATGGACGTCACGGACGTAGCGTCTGTCGAGCAATTTGTCGCTACCGCTCCTCCCATTGACATCCTAGTCAACAGTGCTGGCGGCGTGCTTGGTCAGGTCCACCAGCCACTTGAGGCGGTGACTGATGTCGATTGGCAGGCGATCATCGACGTGAACTTAACCGGTACATTCCACTGCGTGCGCGCGGTTGTTGGGGGAATGAAGCATCGTGGCTGGGGAAGGATCGTCACAATCTCCTCGGGGGCAGGGAGGAGTGTCTCGCTGACGGGAATTCAAGCCTATGCCAGCGCCAAGGCCGCCCAGATCAGCTTCACCCGGCAGATGGCCCATGAACTCGGTCCCTACTCCATCACGGTGAACGCCATTGCGCCAGGCTTTGTCCTCTCTAACCCCACCACGATCGCACAGTGGGAGTCCTATGGAGAGGAGGGTCAGCGTCGGTTGGTCGAGGGTATTGCGCTCCGACGATTGGGTCAAGCAGCGGATATCGCCCATGGCGTCTCCTTCTTTGTCTCAGAACGCGCCAGTTGGATCACGGGTCAGACGCTTTCGATCGATGGTGGGAGTGCACTGTTTTGAAGGATGGTTTACCCGTGAAGTTGAGACAGCCTGGCAGTCGTCTCCGATACCTCCGGACCCTTGCGCATCGCCGGTTGAGAGGAAGAAGGAGATGGTATATGCCTGGTATTACGGCGGATGACAACGTGCCTAGAGAACGGTGCACGTGATCGAGTTGCGGGAACAGTTGCTAGTTGAACATAATGATACAGAAATGATGTTGTCTGGTTGGTTATTGTCAGCTGTCGCCTAGGGTTAGCATTGAGGAGGATCCATGACCGAGAACATCCACCAAGAACTCGCCAACCTGAACGATGAGTTTTTTGCGCACAAGCATGGCCGTGACCCGTTAACCGCGACGGAACTCGGCCTCCATGCCTTCGATGGTGAGCTACCCGATCTGACACGAGAGGGTGAGCGTACGACGGCCCAAGGGTATCGTGCCATCCAGAGGCGTATCGAGACACTCCTCGGTGACGCCGAGCCCAGCGGCGAAGGACTGACCTTCACGGAACGAATCAATCTTGAGGTGATGGATGCTCTTGCTTATGGCTCCGTTACGGAACTCGAAGACGAGCTCTGGGCCCGGAACATCTCGGCTGGCGGGTATGTATCCCCACAGGCGAGGATCTTTCAGACGGTCCCAGCTGCAGTGCTCGCCGATGCAGCGGGGGTCGAAAGCTATCTCGAGCGATTGAGCCAACTACCGGCACTCTTTTTGACCATCCGTGATCGCTACCAGCAGGCGGATCGCCAAGGACACTTCTCCACTGCAGCCGGTGTCCACCAAGCGATAGCCCAGCTCGACGGGCATCTTGGGCTCGATGATGCGCATGACTTGTTCATCAACGTCTCGTTGCCCACTGGCTTTGAGGGTGAACGCGAACGGATTCGTGACCTCGTCCATCGAGAAATCCGGCCGGCGATCGCAGTAGTTCGTGACTATCTTGTTGGCGATCCGACGACCCATGCTCGCGGCGATGAGGAGGTAGGTCTTTGTGTGCTCGGTGACGGGCAGGAACTCTACACCCGTGCGCTCCTTCGCCATACCACGACGGCAATGACCCCCGAAGAGATTCATCGTTTGGGCCTTGAGACGCTTGCCCGACTTGACGAGGAGTGGGCCGAGGTGGGTGACCGTGTCTTTGGTATCAGCGATCGGCGAAGTCTGTTCGATCGGTTGCGGGGAGACCAGAGCCTGCGATTCGAGAATAGTTCCCAGATCATCGAGGTGGTGACGAGGGCATTGGCGACGGCCGAACGAGCGCAGCCGCAGTGGTTCCCAGACCGACCGATTGCTCGCTGTGTCGTGGAGGAGATCTCGACGGCCGAGGCAGAGAACGCCGCCCTTGCGTACTATCGAGGTCCCTCAGACGACGGGACTCGCCCCGGTGCTCACTGCGTCTTGACGACGGTACCCACTGAACGCTTCCGCTATGAATACGAGGCCTTGGCCTTCCATGAAAGTGTGCCGGGGCATCATCTCCAGATCGCTACCGCGCAGACGCTCACTGAGTTGCCAGCGTTTAGGCGTTACCTTGACGCAGAGGTGAGCGCCTTTGTCGAGGGATGGGGGCTCTACGCCGAGCGTCTCGCCGACGAGATGGGGCTCTACAGCGGTGATCTCGCTCGCCTTGGCATGCTGTCATTTGAGGCGCTGCGTGCCAGCCGGTGCGTCGTCGACACTGGCATGCATCATTATGGATGGTCCAGACAGCGAGCCATCGAGTTCATGTGGGAAAATAGCGCCACCAATATGGCCAACATCACCAACGAGATCGATCGCTATATCGGTTGGCCAGGGCAGGCCACCGCGTACTTGGTGGGACGTCGAGAGATCGGGCGCCTTCGAAAGGAGGCCGAGCGACGGTTGAGTAGTGACTTCGATATTCGGGACTTTCATGGTGTGATACTCGGCCAAGGAGCGATTCCACTCGGCGTGGCGGCCTCAGTGGTCGATGCATGGGTGAACAACACAGCAGACCGTCGCAGGCCATGAGACCCAGCGTCACGGACTATGAGCCTCAGCGTCGCAGATGGCGTTTGCACGCTGGCGGGTGAACCGATGCAGGAGCTCTGATGGGGGGCAAAGCCGTGAAAGAGGATCTCGGTTAGGCTCGTTGGAGGAGTTCTTCGATTTCGGCTGCCCAGTGAAGCAGCGCAAGGTCTTCTCCGAAGGCAGCACCGAGTTGCAGGCCGACTGGAAGGCGTGAGCCCGCTATCGGGATCGAGATGGCTGGTTGCCCAGTCAGGTTATAGATACGGGTCATCACTCCCTCAAGGTATCCCTCTGGAGTATCCATCGATGGGTTCTGGCCCGGAGCCACCATCGGGGCGGTCGGGCCGATGAACATGTCGACACCCCTTGAGGCTGCAGTGAGTGCTGCGATTCCCGCTGTTCTCTCTTGGAGCGCAGCCTCGTAGTGCGCTGGTGTGATGTCGCCCCCGAGGGCGAGCACCCTCGCGGTCTCCTCCCCAAAGTGCGCGCGGTCAGCTAAGAGCTGGGGGGCATGGATCTGGTACGCCTCGTAGGAGATGATGGTCTCGAAGCAGTGATCGAGTTGTTCGAAGGGCTCAGGGTTCATTTCGTCGAGTTCATACCCGGCCTCACCCAACAGCGCCAGAACGCGATGCATTGCGTTCGCTACGGTTGCATCGAGAAGATCGCTATCGAGGTGTCCAGCGATAAAGCCGAGATGAGGCCGTGGGAGCACGGACCGTGTCTCGTTGGTATCGGTGAGGATGCGATAACACCGGTTGGCGGTGGCGACGTCTCGGGTGAGGATGCCAAGGTGGTCTAGGGTCGGTGAGAGGGGAGTAACGCCGTGCAGTGAGAGCTGCTGATAGGTTGGCTTGAAGCCAACCACACCGCAGTAATGGGCGGGAATCCGTACCGAGCCGCCGCTGTCAGTGCCGAGCGCGATCTGGGCAGCTCCGACCGCAACGATAACCGCGGAGCCACCGCTTGAACCTCCAGCGGTGAGCGAAGGGGCGACTGGATTGCGAGCGTCTGGCAGATCTGGATGGGGAGATCCCAAGGCATACTCGAGGAGGGATGTGGTAGCGAAGATATCGGCACCTGCCTCACGAAGCTTGGTGATGACCGGTGCCTCCACTTTGGAGGGCGGGCCGCTCATATCGATAGGATTTCCATTGCCAAGAGGAGTGCCAGCGACAGCGATGAGATCTTTGACGCCGATCTGATAGCCGTGGAGAGGTCCTGACTCCGCGCGTCGAGGGGCGTCAAGGTAGTGGACAATCGCGTGGAGAGGTTCGGCGAAACGATGAGCTCGATAGTAGGCGTTGACGAGGTCGAGGTTGGCCACCTCACACGTTCGTTCACCTCGTTCGATGGCCTGGATGATTCGACCGACGTGGGTAGTGAGTGGTCCCGCAAGGTCGCTCAGAAATTCGTTCACCTCGGTTGGCCTCCGGCGCACCATGAGATCGCGATAGATGCCGCTGTGTGATTTGGCGCTGTTGGCGTTAAATGCGGCGAGCCGTACGAGGGAACCTTCGAGATCCATGGGTTCAAAGCCATCAAAACCCTCTGGCTTGACCGGCGCCTGATCGAGTACCTCGCGTGCGATGGCGATCATGAGGTCGTGGTAGCGAGGATCGGAGAGCGACTGAGCGATGGAGAGGTCGGAGACGGCACCCGCCCAGAGCATCGCTCCATAGGCTTCTTTGCCCCAGAGATAACCCAGGATGTTGTCGGTACTCTTCGCGTACGGGAGTGCCTCGACCAGACGGCGTACACGATCGGTCACCTCGTTGGCAAAGGGCTCGCCGACGTAGAAGGCCCCGATGTTGCCCTGTCGGATGCGACCTGGCTCCATGAGGTCAGCACCGATGTTGATGAAGGCCGTGACGATCTGTGTGGGGTCAACGAATTGGGCAACGGTATCGAGGGTCAGACCATTCTGTACCGTCAAGAGGACTCCATCCGGGCTGAGGTGCTCGGCGACGAGTGCGCTAGCAGACCCGGTGTGGTGACTCTTGACTGCCACGGCGATGCAGTCATGGAGACCATCGAGCGCTTCGGCATAGATCGCCCCGGGATGGACGGTGAAGTTTGCGATGGGACCCTCGATGGTGAGACCATGCGATCGGATGGCATCGATGTGGGCATGATCGACATCGCACAGGGTGATCTCATGACCGGCGGCGGCCATATGCGCCCCAATCATTCCTCCGATCGCGCCTGCTCCCACAATCGTCATCTGCATGGACCGACTCCTCTCTTGATGCTGGACTTTTGGGTATCCATCGTTTACCCACAAACAGCTGCGCAAGGGCCCGAGTGCTTCCTTGGCAGGTAGACACAGGTGCCTGACGGCAAGCGTTGACTTTTCACATCGATTCTTCGAACGGTCTTCACTGAGCGGTGCTCACTCCCGAAGGCGTGAGAATCCTGTTTCCAGTTTATGAAAGGAAAGTAAATTTGTCAATTCAAAATGTAAAGATGATTACAACATTGCCCGGGGTCCGCTAGTATTGCAAACACTGGGCGGGGTGCCTAGCAAAAGGGGGAACCGGGTAATGCGTTCTAGTTGGATCAAATTTGCGGCAATCTCTGCAACGAGCGTCATGTTGCTCGCTGCCTGTGGCTCGACCGCATCGTCTTCGTCGTCGTCGACCTCGTCATCGACCACCAGGGTAAAAGGTGGAGTTGCGTACTTCGCTGAACAGCCGTTGTCGCCACCGACCTACATCTTCCCACTGATGAACGGGGCGAATGAGTCGAATGTGAACCTCTATGAGTTCGACAATCTGATGTTTCGGAACCTGTATTTCTTTGGCAAGAACGGCAAAGCCGAGATCAACTACACCCAGTCGCTCGCTGATGCACCGGTCTACTCGAACGGGGATAAGACCGTCACTATCCAACTCAAGGGTTGGAAGTGGTCCAACGGGGAGACGGTCGATGCGCGAGACCTCGTGTTTTGGATGAACTTGTTGGAGGCCAACAAGACCCAATGGTTCGACTACGTCCCTGGCTACTTCCCAGATAACGTCGTCTCGTATAAGGCGACCGGGCCGCTCACCTTTGTGATGCACCTCAATAAGGCCTACAGCCCGGCATGGTTTACCTACAATGAACTCTCCCAGCTCGTCCCGCTGCCGTTGGCCTGGGACAAGACCTCGGCCTCGGCACCGACACCAAGCGCCACGGACCCCAACGCACCAGACTTGACCACCGCTGGAGCACAGGCGGTCTATAAGCTCTTGAACGCTGCATCGACTTCCCTGTCGACGTATGCGACCAATCCGCTTTGGCAAGTGGTCGACGGTCCGTGGAGGTTGACGAGTTTTACGACCGAGGGCAAGGCAATCTTTGTCCCCAATACGAAGTATTCGGGATCACCGAAGCCGACCCTGTCGGAGTTTGTCGAGTTGCCCTTTACCTCTGACTCGGCGGAGTTCAATGTGTTGAGCTCGGGTAAAAGTATCAGCTACGGCTATCTGCCGGTCTCTGACCTCCCGCAGAAGTCACGAGTCGCTAGCGAGGGTTATACCTTTGCCCCCTGGCAGATCTTTGGCTTCAACTTCATGCCGATCAACTACAACAACCCCACGGTTGGGCCGATCTTTAAACAGCTCTATGTTCGCCAGGCACTCCAGGAGCTTGTTGATCAGCCTCAGTGGATAGATACCTTCTTAAAGGGTTATGGTACCCCAACCAATTCGCCGGTACCAACCGTTCCTCCAAATGCGTTCGATGATAACGTTTCTCGGACGATCCAGTACCCCTATTCACCAACGAATGCCAGAAAGCTGTTGACTTCGCACGGTTGGAAGATGGTCAACGGTGTCATGACCTGTGTCACACCAGGGAGTGGAGCGAGTGCTTGCGGGACCGGCGTCAAGAGCGGACAGACGATGAACTTTAATCTCAAGTACATCTCGGGCCTGAACTCAGCCACCGAAGAGATGACCGCCTTCCAGTCGGCAGCTTCACAGGCCGGGGTGAAGATCAACCTCAGCGAAGCTCCCTTCGCCGGTGTGATCAGTTATGCGTCGGCTTGTACTCCCTCACAGGCGGCTTGTGCATGGGAGATGGCCAACTGGGGAGGTGGGTGGAGCTACTCACCCGACTATTACCCATCGGGCGAGTCGCTCTTTGCCACTGGCGCTGCCTCCAACATGGGAAGCTACGAGTCTTCCACGGGCAATACCTTGATAGCGGCTACTCTGACCTCGTCGGGGGCGCAGGCACAAAGCGCTCTTGACGCCTATCAGAACGATATGGCCAAGCAACTGCCGGTAATTTATCAGCCTGAGGGGGATGTCCAGCTCTCGGAGATCGCATCGAATCTCCATGGTGCGACGCCCCAGAGCCCCTACGAGTACATCACTCCGGAGGATTGGTACTTTACCAAGTAGGGCTGGTTAGAGTTTGAGATGAGTACAAGGCCCAGACGCCTCTAGACCCTACAGGTCTGGAGGCGTCTGGGCGTAGCGAAAGGGCTGATGGAGTCGTGTTGATGATTGCAAGCGCCAACGGCGCTATAGGGATTGACGGTGTTTGGGCTGACCTTGAGGGTGGACTCGATCCAGTCACTGCGGTAGAGCGAGCGGCGTGGTTCGTTGAGGATAATCTCGATGACCATAGTGTTGGCACCGGTGGGCTACCAAACCTTGAGGGGGTCGTTGAGCTCGATGCTTCGATCATGGACGGCAATACCCGTCGAGCTGGCTGTGTGGCAGCGCTGGCGGGCTACCGTCATCCCATCTCCGTCGCCCGAGCGGTGATGGAGCGTTCCCCCCATGTGCTGCTGGTTGGGGAGGGCGCAGCGAAGTTTGCCCACGAGGTCGGTGCCGAGGGCGCCCAACTGCTCACCGACTCGGCGCAGGCCACCTGGCAGCATGCAGTCGATCAACTGGACCCTGGCCAAGCCGCGGATCCGCTGACGCGGGTGATGGCGCTTACTACCGATCCGGAGAAGGCAGCTGGTACGGTCAACTTTTTGTACCTTGCCGATGATGGTTCCATGGCCTCGGCCGTCTCAACCAGTGGCTGGGCGTGGAAGTGGCCAGGTCGAGCCGGAGATTCCCCAGTGATTGGAGCAGGTAACTACTGTGATTCGCGCTATGGGGCAGCGGCCTGTACCGGTTTTGGTGAACTCTCGCTTCGAGCGTCCACCGCGCGCATGGTCGTTCGCTATCTTGGGGAGGGCATGAGCCCAGAGGAGGCAGGGATTACGGCTATTCGCGACCTCGACAATCTCGTCGACTCGTCGAATAACTTCATTATGCACATCGTTATCCTCGCTGCGGATGGGCGTCACGCTGCGGTCTCGACCAAGGCGGAGGCGATGTATGCGATTCGAGAGGCTGATTGGGATAGCACCAAACTTGTGCCGCGTACCTATGTCCCCATCGAGGGCTAGGTCGGTTGCGCGCAGGCGCCACACCGGCGCCGACCGCGGATTGCGAACCCAGCACGTCGCCATCTTGTGACCAATGGGGGCCCGTTCGAATGAGAGAGAAGTCGATTACGAGAGTAACAAAGGAGCACCAACGATGAAGGTCTATATCAGCTTTGACATGGAAGGGATCTCGGGGATCGTCGATTGGGATCAGTGCACTGGCAATGGCCCCGCCGTTGCGATGGGCCAAGAGCTCACCCTTGCCGAGATCAATGCGGCGATCGACGGAGCGCTCATGGCGGGAGCCACGGAGTTTGTCGTCAACGACGCCCATTACCGGATGCAAAATCTCGATCCAAGACTGCTCCATGGCGATGCGACCTACATCTCGGGAGCCCACAAGCCGGGGTACATGATGGAGGGTCTCACCAGTGATTTCGACGTCATTTTCTTCATCGGCTACCACGGCAGCATCTCCGGTGTTCCTTCGGTCATGTCCCATAGCTATAGCCCGTCAGTCTTTACGGAGCTTCGGGTGAACGATGTCGAAGTCGGTGAGAGTGGCGTCAACGCGCTCGTCGCACTCGGCCAACGTGTTCCCATCGGCCTGATCAGCGGTGATCGCGCGACAGCCCTCCAGGCCGAACCACTCATGAAACAGGCGATCATGGTGCAGGTGAAGGAGTCGATCACCAGGTATGCGGCATCGAATCTGCATCCACATCTTGCGCACAAGCGCCTCAGTGAGGCTGCAGAACGAGCGGTGGAGGCCGCCAAGTCGATTGACCTCCCCGCGATTGACCTCCCCGCGACGATCACGATGTCCTTTCAGACCTCTGATCAGGCGGAGTTGGCCAGCTGGATCGCCGGTGTTGAACGGGCCGATCTCCGATCCTGCACGATCACCGGCCCTGATCCACTCGCCCTCTACCGCGCTTTTGTCGGTGTGTGTTATCTCACCCGTCAGGCACAAGGAAGATAGCGCGTGCAACAGCGCTTTCTCCATAGCGACCTCGCCCCGATCTCTCATCTGCAGATCCCCTATTTTGAGATTCATGGCGCCCATGATGGACCGACGTTGACGCTGGTGGCTGGTGTACATGGCTGCGAGTACACCTCCCAACAAGCGGTCCGGACCTTCATGCGCAGTCTTGAACCCTCCCGTCTCGGCGGCCGGATTCGAGCGGTGCCGACGCTGAACGTCGATGCGTTCTACGAGCGGAGCCCTTTTGTCTCACCCCGTGATCAGAAGAACCTGAATCGTTGCTTCCCTGGTGATCCCGAGGGCACCTATTCGGATGCGTTGGCCTACTTCGTGACGGAGGAGCTGATCAAGGGATCGGATTTCTTCATCGATCTCCACGCGGGGGATATGGTTGAGGACCTCTTTCGTTTCACGATCTACGATGATTCACCGGTGCAGGATGCATCCCGACTCCTCGCCGAGGCCTATGGGTTTCCCTTCTCTATCCATCAGCCGATGCTCGACCCAGCGGTGACTGGGGCGACCTCGCAGATCGCTGGCGGCCTCGGGATCCCCTCGATCATCGCCGAGTCTGGTGGGCGAGGTCTGGTCGAGAATGAGGCGGTCGGGCATCACCTTCGGGGTTTGGCGCGCACCGCCGCCTACCTCGGCATGTACGAGCCCACCGAGCCGATCGAACCAGACCTCGAGGTTCGTCATTTTCACCGGTTTGTCTGGCTGCGATCCAAGCACGAGGGATGGTGGGAGCCAACGGTCAGCGTCGGCGAGGATCTCCATGCGGGCCAGGTGATTGGTACGGTCAGCGATCTCTTTGGTGAGGTCGTAGAGGAGATCCAGAGCCCGGTCGAGGGTGTGGCGGTCTTTTTGACCTCCTCTCCAGCGATGAAGGCTGATGGTTTGGTTATCGGAATCGGTGCTGACGAGGAGGACTGAGATCGCGTACCATCGTGTGACGTCCCTCGTCCTCCCCAGAGCAATGAACGCCTTCATTATGGCAGGGGAGTCCGTCCTTTTCCGAAGTGATGGCATCGGGTTTGCGATGATCATTGCCAGAAGGCGCAGCCCGAGAATGGACCTTGTTCGTGGGCGCTGGTGAACTCGCGGTCAAGGATCGTGAAGTCGAACTCGTCGGTGTAATCACCCTTGAAGCGTTCATTTTCGACTAGATGTGCCTCTTTGCGCATTCCGAGTCGCTCACAAAGACGGATTGATGCAGTGTTTCTCGTATCGACGCTGGCAGTTACCCGGCGGATACCGATCTCCTCAAAGGCGAGATGGAGGACGCCATGGGCGGCCTCGGTGGTGAGGACCTTGCCTCCAAACGCCGGATTGAGGACCCAGCCGATCTCGTCGTTGCCGTCGCGGAGGTTCCTGATCTGGAAACTGATGTGACCGATGAGTGCTCCCGAAGCGATCTCCTCGACACCGATCAACACGCCGTCCCCGTCGTGTTCGAGGGAGTGCGTGGCCCATCGTGTGGCGAGACGCTCGGCGATCTGCTCTCTGGCCATCGGTTCGAAGGGGAAGAAGAGACAGACCGAGGCCAGCGAGCGATGCGCATAGAGCGCCTCGTGGTCCTGGGAGGTGAGGGGGTGAAGACGGAGCCGGTTAGTCGAGAATGGTTGGGTCAGTGCAAGGCGCATGGGTCGAGTATCGGGTGGTCAGGACGATCTCGTTGGGATCGACGGTGGCGAGGGATGTGATCGGCTGCGTGCGGGGGTTTTGATCGCAACCAGCGTTGGCGCTATTAGCCCAGGCGCTCATGGGGAGAGCTTGAGGATGGCCGGCTTGATGCAGGCGATGCTCTGGTAATCGGTGACACTTCTGACGTCGCTGCGGCTAAGAGGTCCAGATCGATAGCAGCTGATGGTGGTGCGGTCCACGCGTTCGCCGGACGTGTGTCTTCAGATGTGACCCTGTCCCTCCGCAACAGGAATGCTGATCAGAGCGTGTGATCACCAGGGATCGTCCTGCCTCTAGGTTGCACAAAGGCCTTGCACCTGGGTAAAAGCTGGCTATTCTTGACCCCCACCCCCACCCCCACCCGCACTTGCACGGCGTAAATCTTGGATGCACTGCCGACAGAGGGCGAAAGACGTCATGTGCAACGGGTGGCCAGCGATCGTTGCGGGAACCAATGGCGGGTCCACGGTGCGCGGATCGGCGTTGGGAGCCCCGTATCTCCGAAGCGAGCGTTGTTGCTCGCAGAACCACCGCAGAGTAGTGAAGACGGAGCTTTACCCGACATTCAAAGCCCATGCATACGTAGGCGTGACGGCCAGCCATGCCACAGCTAGATGGATCGAACGTACCGCAAGTATTGCGCCAGTCGTCAGGGTGCCTGCGTTGATCGGAGTTGGCCCACAAGAACAACCTTTGCCGTGGTGCAAAGGTTCTCGGACCGATCGGTCCATGCGACGAGGCGACGCAACGATCTGAGTGAAACGAAAGTAAGTCTGGATAGTGTTGCAATAACCGATTGGTGAACACCCTCGGGAGTTCTCCACTTCGAATCCGGTTCATCCTGCCGTATCTCTGGGGTGGCGTAGACGTGCGATGAGCTCTTCGGAGATAACTACATACTTCGAGACTGAGACCAAAACGTTGGTGCGGATTTCGGCTGGTTCCGATACAATCGATACAAGGGCCGGTGGTTGTCGATGTCAAGATCCGTGAGACTCCGTGGACAAGTCCGTCGTTGATCGCAACGGATGCGTTGCTGTGCCAGGCTCTCGGCCATTGGAGTTGGTGGCGAGTCCACACTGGCTGACTCCCGGGCTTCTCCGTATCCCTACCAAATCCTCCTGTCGATACTCGGTTGCGATTTACGAAAGCATCGACCTGGCTCTAGCAGGCAAAGGGCTGCTGCTTCTCGAGTATTCAGATGCCTCGTCAACTAACGTGATGCTCCTCCTTCACAAAAAACGTAGTTGGCGACTCTTGCAGTCCATCCAACTGCGAGGCCATCCTTCGCCAAGCGTCCTGATCGCATCTTTTAATTCGCAGAACCGGTACAACCTGATGAACGTTTTGCAGGGCCGTCTCCCTCTCCGTTGTGTCGCCCCAGAAGTCCACTCGGTGGCAAACCTTGAGGGAGACGGGTCGTGGCTGACGACTCTTTGTTTCGGAGCAACTGGTTACG comes from the Ferrimicrobium sp. genome and includes:
- a CDS encoding SDR family NAD(P)-dependent oxidoreductase; translated protein: MSRPTKPVALVTGTAQGIGRAIADQLEADGLEVLRTDRDEMDVTDVASVEQFVATAPPIDILVNSAGGVLGQVHQPLEAVTDVDWQAIIDVNLTGTFHCVRAVVGGMKHRGWGRIVTISSGAGRSVSLTGIQAYASAKAAQISFTRQMAHELGPYSITVNAIAPGFVLSNPTTIAQWESYGEEGQRRLVEGIALRRLGQAADIAHGVSFFVSERASWITGQTLSIDGGSALF
- a CDS encoding DUF885 family protein, with amino-acid sequence MTENIHQELANLNDEFFAHKHGRDPLTATELGLHAFDGELPDLTREGERTTAQGYRAIQRRIETLLGDAEPSGEGLTFTERINLEVMDALAYGSVTELEDELWARNISAGGYVSPQARIFQTVPAAVLADAAGVESYLERLSQLPALFLTIRDRYQQADRQGHFSTAAGVHQAIAQLDGHLGLDDAHDLFINVSLPTGFEGERERIRDLVHREIRPAIAVVRDYLVGDPTTHARGDEEVGLCVLGDGQELYTRALLRHTTTAMTPEEIHRLGLETLARLDEEWAEVGDRVFGISDRRSLFDRLRGDQSLRFENSSQIIEVVTRALATAERAQPQWFPDRPIARCVVEEISTAEAENAALAYYRGPSDDGTRPGAHCVLTTVPTERFRYEYEALAFHESVPGHHLQIATAQTLTELPAFRRYLDAEVSAFVEGWGLYAERLADEMGLYSGDLARLGMLSFEALRASRCVVDTGMHHYGWSRQRAIEFMWENSATNMANITNEIDRYIGWPGQATAYLVGRREIGRLRKEAERRLSSDFDIRDFHGVILGQGAIPLGVAASVVDAWVNNTADRRRP
- a CDS encoding amidase family protein, producing the protein MQMTIVGAGAIGGMIGAHMAAAGHEITLCDVDHAHIDAIRSHGLTIEGPIANFTVHPGAIYAEALDGLHDCIAVAVKSHHTGSASALVAEHLSPDGVLLTVQNGLTLDTVAQFVDPTQIVTAFINIGADLMEPGRIRQGNIGAFYVGEPFANEVTDRVRRLVEALPYAKSTDNILGYLWGKEAYGAMLWAGAVSDLSIAQSLSDPRYHDLMIAIAREVLDQAPVKPEGFDGFEPMDLEGSLVRLAAFNANSAKSHSGIYRDLMVRRRPTEVNEFLSDLAGPLTTHVGRIIQAIERGERTCEVANLDLVNAYYRAHRFAEPLHAIVHYLDAPRRAESGPLHGYQIGVKDLIAVAGTPLGNGNPIDMSGPPSKVEAPVITKLREAGADIFATTSLLEYALGSPHPDLPDARNPVAPSLTAGGSSGGSAVIVAVGAAQIALGTDSGGSVRIPAHYCGVVGFKPTYQQLSLHGVTPLSPTLDHLGILTRDVATANRCYRILTDTNETRSVLPRPHLGFIAGHLDSDLLDATVANAMHRVLALLGEAGYELDEMNPEPFEQLDHCFETIISYEAYQIHAPQLLADRAHFGEETARVLALGGDITPAHYEAALQERTAGIAALTAASRGVDMFIGPTAPMVAPGQNPSMDTPEGYLEGVMTRIYNLTGQPAISIPIAGSRLPVGLQLGAAFGEDLALLHWAAEIEELLQRA
- a CDS encoding ABC transporter substrate-binding protein — translated: MRSSWIKFAAISATSVMLLAACGSTASSSSSSTSSSTTRVKGGVAYFAEQPLSPPTYIFPLMNGANESNVNLYEFDNLMFRNLYFFGKNGKAEINYTQSLADAPVYSNGDKTVTIQLKGWKWSNGETVDARDLVFWMNLLEANKTQWFDYVPGYFPDNVVSYKATGPLTFVMHLNKAYSPAWFTYNELSQLVPLPLAWDKTSASAPTPSATDPNAPDLTTAGAQAVYKLLNAASTSLSTYATNPLWQVVDGPWRLTSFTTEGKAIFVPNTKYSGSPKPTLSEFVELPFTSDSAEFNVLSSGKSISYGYLPVSDLPQKSRVASEGYTFAPWQIFGFNFMPINYNNPTVGPIFKQLYVRQALQELVDQPQWIDTFLKGYGTPTNSPVPTVPPNAFDDNVSRTIQYPYSPTNARKLLTSHGWKMVNGVMTCVTPGSGASACGTGVKSGQTMNFNLKYISGLNSATEEMTAFQSAASQAGVKINLSEAPFAGVISYASACTPSQAACAWEMANWGGGWSYSPDYYPSGESLFATGAASNMGSYESSTGNTLIAATLTSSGAQAQSALDAYQNDMAKQLPVIYQPEGDVQLSEIASNLHGATPQSPYEYITPEDWYFTK
- a CDS encoding isoaspartyl peptidase/L-asparaginase translates to MIASANGAIGIDGVWADLEGGLDPVTAVERAAWFVEDNLDDHSVGTGGLPNLEGVVELDASIMDGNTRRAGCVAALAGYRHPISVARAVMERSPHVLLVGEGAAKFAHEVGAEGAQLLTDSAQATWQHAVDQLDPGQAADPLTRVMALTTDPEKAAGTVNFLYLADDGSMASAVSTSGWAWKWPGRAGDSPVIGAGNYCDSRYGAAACTGFGELSLRASTARMVVRYLGEGMSPEEAGITAIRDLDNLVDSSNNFIMHIVILAADGRHAAVSTKAEAMYAIREADWDSTKLVPRTYVPIEG
- a CDS encoding M55 family metallopeptidase; this encodes MKVYISFDMEGISGIVDWDQCTGNGPAVAMGQELTLAEINAAIDGALMAGATEFVVNDAHYRMQNLDPRLLHGDATYISGAHKPGYMMEGLTSDFDVIFFIGYHGSISGVPSVMSHSYSPSVFTELRVNDVEVGESGVNALVALGQRVPIGLISGDRATALQAEPLMKQAIMVQVKESITRYAASNLHPHLAHKRLSEAAERAVEAAKSIDLPAIDLPATITMSFQTSDQAELASWIAGVERADLRSCTITGPDPLALYRAFVGVCYLTRQAQGR